The following are encoded together in the Lactuca sativa cultivar Salinas chromosome 1, Lsat_Salinas_v11, whole genome shotgun sequence genome:
- the LOC111886102 gene encoding uncharacterized protein LOC111886102 has protein sequence MKRVLFNYIPSLRYSSDSLLLKTGDKLKQTRIFSSQDLVQFSKLSFDANPLHLDSEYAKKAGYTDRIVPGILVASLFPTIIASHFAGAVYASQTLHFRLPVYVDDEIIGEVEATNIREMKKKYVAKFATRCFNKNGVLVLDGEAMAVLPTLCPVQT, from the exons ATGAAGCGTGTgttgttcaactacattccatcATTGAGATACTCATCAGATTCGTTACTACTGAAAACCGGAGACAAATTGAAACAAACAAGAATATTTTCAAGTCAAGATCTAGTTCAATTTTCGAAGCTGAGTTTTGATGCAAATCCTCTTCATCTCGATTCTGAATACGCAAAGAAGGCGGGATATACAGATCGAATAGTTCCTGGAATTCTTGTTGCGTCTCTATTCCCAACAATCATTGCTTCTCATTTC GCTGGAGCAGTATATGCCTCACAGACATTGCATTTCAGATTGCCTGTTTATGTAGACGATGAGATTATTGGTGAAGTTGAAGCTACTAACataagagaaatgaagaagaaatACGT TGCCAAATTTGCAACCAGATGTTTTAATAAGAATGGAGTTCTTGTTCTTGATGGAGAGGCTATGGCTGTGTTGCCAACATTATGTCCAGTGCAAACATGA